In Primulina eburnea isolate SZY01 chromosome 5, ASM2296580v1, whole genome shotgun sequence, a single window of DNA contains:
- the LOC140831450 gene encoding uncharacterized protein — translation MDGRPVRNNRNPRYGNHNNNHDEDAQQQQPPQPSPAVGLSQPPPPPPAQNGTKQHYEALRRARVPNFDGSTDPEVGQNWMKEVENHLRLLEVPQRIRVEVITPFLVDKDAKWWEGVSPAMLEAGPITWQRFREAFLRQYFPTAVRVQKLSEFESLVQEPNMTVVEYSSKFHSLGTYSPTIMGDEALKMHRFKKGLNSRIQSTLAVIEPNSFEELMGAAIRVENDIKRREGENKLKHPQQGQYQAGQ, via the exons ATGGACGGAAGACCAGTGAGAAACAACCGCAATCCTAGATATGGAAACCACAACAATAACCACGATGAGGATGCACAACAGCAACAGCCACCACAACCATCACCAGCAGTTGGCCTCAGTCAG ccaccaccaccacctccagctcaGAATGGGACTAAGCAGCACTATGAGGCTCTCCGAAGAGCAAGAGTCCCTAACTTCgatggaagcaccgatccagagGTCGGACAGAATTGGATGAAAGAGGTGGAAAATCATCTTCGACTACTTGAGGTTCCCCAAAGGATCAGAGTAGAGGTGATTACACCTTTTCTTGTAGATAAAGATgccaaatggtgggaaggagtctcaCCAGCAATGTTAGAGGCGGGACCTATCACTTGGCAAAGGTTCCGAGAGGCATTCCTGAGGCAGTACTTTCCAACAGCAGTTCGAGTGCAgaagctgtcagaatttgaaagcTTGGTTCAAGAACCAAACATGACAGTGGTGGAGTATTCATCCAAGTTCCACTCATTGGGAACTTACTCCCCAACCATCATGGGAGACGAAGCCTTGAAGATGCATCGTTTCAAGAAAGGATTGAATAGCCGTATTCAATCTACTCTTGCCGTTATAGAACCCAACAGCTTTGAGGAATTGATGGGAGCCGCCATTAGGGTTGAAAACGACATTAAGAGGCGTGAAGGCGAGAACAAGCTTAAACATCCTCAGCAAGGCCAGTACCAAGCAGGCCAATAA